The Apium graveolens cultivar Ventura chromosome 10, ASM990537v1, whole genome shotgun sequence nucleotide sequence GGCAAAAAATGTATCAATTTATGCATTTATGTATAATTAGAGTATCTCCAATGGAGTGACAAGGTTGCCAAAATTGTCAATGCaacaataatattaatatattattatcttTTTCTTCCATTGTACTTTTAACACCCTTATTACCAAAATTTACTCAAACAATTAGTACTCAAAATTATCAAACTATTCATATACAAATATGATTTAAAATAGATAAAAATGTAAATGTCTTTATTAGGACATATTTATTAGGATATGTGATATTATTTTCATTTTGGGGGTGTTTTATTAAGACATCTTTATTAGAATATGTGATATTGTTTTCATTTTGGGGGTGCTGTCAAAGTTGACAATTTTGGTTGGCACCCAGTGCACCCCTTAAGCCTCCAATGGTTACTTGGTTAGCCAACAAGAATGACATACCAACTCATTTCAGGTGACATTTTGAGACTCTTTTTGACACCACGTTCAAAATTATGACTTGGTTTAACAAGCACATGCCTATTAAATTTAAACCCAACCAATCATTGCAAGGAGTCTGTAGTTACGAACTTATGATACTAATGCACcgagttaaagaagagatttaGATAAAATGTGACTTCACCTTTGAAGAATCATATATTGTAATGAAAGATACAAGACACACTATGGATGATTAATTAAAAGGGTACTGAAGCCTCAAATATTTTCACTCCTCCGCGATTTGAACAATTTTTTTCCCAACGTTATCGCCACGAAAAATTCCTACGAAAGCCGATGGAACACTTTCTAGACCTTGTGAAATGTCTTCAACGACATGCATTTTGCCACTTTGAAGGTGATCAATTGTTGCTGCAATAAAATCTGAAAATAAGGACATATAATCTCCGGCCAAGAATCCTCTGATCGTTATTCGTTTGTAAACAATGTCTATCATATCAGGCGCAGCACGTTTTCCTTTGTCCGTGTATTCAGATATCACACCACAAACAGCAATTCTACCAAATGAGTTCATGTTAGCAACTGCTGCCTCCAACATTTCCGCTCCCACATTGTCAAAATATACGTCTATACCATCCGGACAGTATTTCTTGAGAGCTGCTTTCAGATCTGTTTCTTCTTTGTAGTTGAATGCTTCGTCAAATCCAAGTTTATTCTTCAACAAATCCACCTATAATTTTGAAAACATAAGTAGCAAATTTTGAAGTTACTCGAAAACACCCAACTCCTTTATACGAGATTCTGTACAAGAAAGCTTATGATTATGATACAATAACATGACTTGTTTATCTAGCTAGCTAGCTAAGTCTTGTATAATGACCTTTTTTTGAGTACCAGCACAGCCAACAACATAGCACCCAAGAAGCTTCGCATATTGTCCCACTAAATTGCCTACTGAACCAGAAGCAGCGGATACAAACACTTTCTCCCCTTTCTTGGGTTTACATACCTCAAAAAAGCCAGCATAGGCTGTGAGTCCACTAAATCCTGATCATTTAAACAACACACCACATCAGGACAGTAAAAACGGAGACGGTGATTACAGATCAGGAGTGGAAGATGATATATCAAACATACCTAGGATACCAACATGGTACGAATAGGGAAATCCCAGCGAGGTCAATTTGTTCAAAATGCTCCCTTCTTTCACAATGCTATACTCTCCCCAGCTGATAAGTCCAATGACTAAATCATCCTTCTCAAAATCAGGATGACCAGAAGCTACAACTTTACCGACACCATAAGCATCGATGGCCTGCATTTCCAAACAAAATATTATAGTCATTGCATTCACATCTACTGATTATGTTATACTTCTGTAGAAACGTATCTGAGCTTACCTGGCCAATTGTGAGAGCAACTGCATAACTTGAACCACTGGTCTGTGAGGAGCTGAGACTCTTCATGCGGTTTAACTGGTACGGATCAATAGAAACATAAATGTTCTTCACTAAAACATCTTTGGATCCAGCCACAATGGAGAAAGGAAGTGTTTCAGTTATAATTTCAAAATCAGTTTCTCGCGGTGAACCATCATCTATATGTGACTTCAAACTCACAAACTTATTGATCACTTCCATTTGAAATGCTTAGCCTCAATAACAAAAAATCTTTACTTTCGGATTAAGCTGAAGAAGCAAAGATTGTTTCACCTTTAAATGAATGTACTTGTTCGTTGTCGTATAACATTTATATATTCACACACAAACTTTCTTAAGATTCTCTTGTTGGAGTTTTTAATTTTAGCTAAATGATGTAAATGGTTAGTTGTTAGATGAAGACAAGTGAGGAATACAGAGTTGATGAGGTTTTTTGATGCTTTAGAGTTAATATGACATAAAATAAAACAATTTGAACTCATTTTTAAGTCAATGAGGAATCTAACACCGGCTAACGATTCCATCTTCTGTAATATAAAACGAAATGAGATGAGATCCAGAACACAAGTATTGTACTACATGCTTTGTTGCTACCACTTGATCCATGTAAATAAAAATGAGGGCACGATTATTCTACATGATTGGCTGTCAGCCCCTAGCATAATCAACGAAGTTTTCTAGATTGTTCGGCTCTGTAAACAGATTTCTTCCTCTGAATTTAGCacctttctttttttttttggtTCCATGTGATTATGCAAAAAATAAAATCGAGATATATTTTACTACAGTTACTTAGCACGCACAACTTAAAAATATACAGAAACTTCAATTACTTAGCAGGTCTAACTCAAAAATTTACAGAAACCGCGTAATTTGGATCACTCATCGCGTAATTTGGACCACTCATTTTTTCTGTCTCATATCTTGTGTAATTAAAGGATGAAACCGGATAACTTAGATGATCCTGTGACTTAGCGTACACACAATCTCAGCCGGTCTTTGTTACTAATCTAGGACCTCATCGGTTAATTGTGGATTATTCGTTAAGTTACCTAATTTTGAATATGATAATAAGGTTCGAAGTTCAGAAGTAGCATCTACAAACATTTCACCAAAAAGGAAAAAACAACGAACATATAGCTCCAGAAAAAAAGATTATGTTTTCTTTTTAATCAAAGGATTATCTGATGTTTTCACATTAGATTTGGCATCCACAGTTTTCAAAATTAATAGATTTTAGAATCATGTAATGATTTCACATTAGATGTCCACAACTTTTTACAAGTAAAATCTATTCATTACAGTCCCCTTTTCCATTGATCTAAAATAATGTAATGACTAAGCGcaaaaaaacaaattattttcatGAACAGTGCTAAATTCATATTATATTTGATCACTCAATATCTAATTTACAGAAATAATAACGAGATTCTACAAAAAAAATGCTAACTATAATTGATAATTAATTCAGGGCCATAAAAAAATAGGCATATACTTGTTGGACAAACTTACTATTTTAGATTAAGTTGTGAATATTTTCAGACTCTATATGAGTTATAAGAaacattatgtgttagtggtgtgtatttattggaacgtattctcctcttcgaaggaattccaacgcatattaacacgctcaaaatgagtaaaagctgaatgagaactgatgttccaaaattttaccttttaatatgaaaagtggttttgtaccagatcgagagtagcacaaacctatttctcagtttttcttataaataccatgtaccacatcgaaaataAAAATAAGACCTTTCAAgtctctctttataaatagagtcttaggacaccagttttattaagtcgaggaaataagagtcatctctttcattctcggtctctttagtcttaaatttttccaatattccggtgatagttctcgggctcagttcaagttcgctgagagtatattcgatctatcgattatactattatctcgttttatcctgggaagcaggtcgctaaacacggatgcTGCGTGGCGAACAAGATTGATAACAATACTTTCTGGAGTGATGAACCCTCACACTTCCATTGTCTGTCTGTATATATCCATCTGAGTATACGAAAGAAGTTCATTAGGCCTGATGCTacaagatagaagctgttgatTGGTGCAGTGGGACAGTAGGATTTTTTACACGGACTGATCGGAGCCTTGAACAAATGCTGTGCTGCTTCTGCAGAAAGTTTGGGTTGTACTTTTGTTATTCAATTTTGTTTGTATAGGACTAGTTAAATCTTAACAGAATATATTATACATCATGCTCCATTACAATATTTATGATTGTAGACTTGTACGATGCAGATCGTGAAAAAAGTAATGCATAAGCCTGCATTCAAGAACTTGTAAGTGCAAATATTTGCAGGTCCAGAGTATTTAGATGTCAAGCCTAAAAATTAGAGGAATAGTATTTGACATTTTAATTTAGAGATAATCAAAATCTCTTACATTCAGCAACTAAATTCAAAGTTACAGTTGCAGTTCTGCAATATCCTTTCCCTATTTTATTGATTACAAGTGTTTTATGATAAAATAACAAGATCTGGATA carries:
- the LOC141689435 gene encoding 2-alkenal reductase (NADP(+)-dependent)-like, whose amino-acid sequence is MEVINKFVSLKSHIDDGSPRETDFEIITETLPFSIVAGSKDVLVKNIYVSIDPYQLNRMKSLSSSQTSGSSYAVALTIGQAIDAYGVGKVVASGHPDFEKDDLVIGLISWGEYSIVKEGSILNKLTSLGFPYSYHVGILGFSGLTAYAGFFEVCKPKKGEKVFVSAASGSVGNLVGQYAKLLGCYVVGCAGTQKKVDLLKNKLGFDEAFNYKEETDLKAALKKYCPDGIDVYFDNVGAEMLEAAVANMNSFGRIAVCGVISEYTDKGKRAAPDMIDIVYKRITIRGFLAGDYMSLFSDFIAATIDHLQSGKMHVVEDISQGLESVPSAFVGIFRGDNVGKKIVQIAEE